In Providencia sneebia DSM 19967, one DNA window encodes the following:
- a CDS encoding DUF3156 family protein: MSHYVISPKNTLWQRLTKKRLPTGYQLGLTLNKLERDLSPYVCEWGAPGELLVHLQTDLTVQVTEQVKTLFLAFISSSCFSIQGHCSHHLYAHIKVKTRGNFRKKQVHFVSKELDGKSLIKILDNYPIIKQTFEELDFNYCHMKIENGIWRCDIEPFTASEMVSRIPATRRYLRLTVEQRHRLLSALQLIHQFMHKHISIYLIR, translated from the coding sequence TTGAGCCATTACGTAATCTCGCCTAAAAATACCCTTTGGCAGCGTTTGACTAAAAAACGTTTGCCCACAGGTTATCAATTAGGTCTGACATTAAATAAATTAGAGCGTGATCTTTCCCCTTACGTGTGTGAATGGGGGGCTCCTGGTGAGCTCCTCGTTCACCTACAAACTGATTTAACTGTCCAAGTTACAGAGCAAGTTAAAACACTTTTTCTTGCTTTTATTTCTTCAAGCTGTTTTTCAATTCAAGGACATTGTTCACATCATCTTTATGCACACATTAAAGTAAAAACACGGGGAAATTTTCGTAAAAAACAGGTGCATTTTGTATCGAAAGAGCTTGATGGAAAATCATTAATTAAAATACTGGATAATTATCCTATTATAAAACAGACTTTTGAGGAGCTAGATTTTAATTATTGTCATATGAAAATTGAAAATGGAATTTGGCGATGTGATATTGAGCCTTTTACTGCATCAGAAATGGTTAGCAGAATTCCCGCCACTCGTCGTTATTTGCGATTAACGGTTGAGCAAAGACACCGTTTACTGAGCGCATTACAGCTGATCCATCAATTTATGCATAAACATATTAGTATTTATTTGATTAGATAA
- a CDS encoding type IV toxin-antitoxin system AbiEi family antitoxin, which translates to MVSHFQHEMVKESYKQPLKTLLPYGMLATKKWLVEQGLSVHSLDNAVKTDTLLLLATGVYSQYSRTVTWEGVVASMQRMMDKSVDEQLPPVVVGGLSALSISGLSQYLSLGSTPHIHLYATRKLPSWLARLSLPIKFEGHSTSKLWPDSLSKDRAFVKEYEWEEQLPPVYFSCSEKAILEVLVDLPESVSFEHADELMQGLVNLSPRKLDTLLKACKSVKVKRLFFWLAKRQAYPWFDKLNVENYDLGSGKRVVAKGGKLDTEYLITVPKHMALTSKG; encoded by the coding sequence ATGGTTAGTCATTTTCAGCATGAAATGGTGAAAGAGTCTTATAAGCAGCCTCTTAAAACTCTTTTACCTTATGGCATGTTAGCTACAAAGAAATGGCTTGTAGAGCAGGGTTTGAGTGTTCATTCGTTAGATAATGCTGTCAAAACCGATACGTTATTGCTACTAGCTACAGGTGTTTACAGCCAGTATTCTCGAACAGTTACTTGGGAAGGGGTAGTCGCTTCTATGCAGCGTATGATGGATAAAAGTGTAGATGAACAACTTCCACCTGTTGTGGTCGGTGGGTTGTCAGCGCTCTCAATATCGGGTTTGTCGCAATATTTGTCGTTAGGAAGTACACCTCATATTCATTTATATGCAACGAGAAAGCTTCCTTCCTGGCTTGCGAGACTGTCATTGCCAATTAAGTTCGAGGGACATAGTACAAGTAAACTTTGGCCTGATAGCTTATCCAAAGATAGAGCGTTCGTTAAAGAGTATGAATGGGAAGAACAATTGCCACCTGTGTATTTTTCATGTTCGGAAAAAGCCATATTGGAAGTGTTGGTGGACTTGCCTGAAAGTGTGTCATTTGAACATGCCGATGAATTAATGCAAGGGTTGGTGAACTTATCTCCAAGAAAGCTTGATACTCTTTTAAAAGCGTGTAAAAGCGTAAAAGTCAAACGCTTATTCTTTTGGCTTGCAAAGCGTCAAGCTTATCCTTGGTTTGATAAGCTAAATGTAGAAAATTACGATTTAGGTTCAGGTAAACGTGTTGTTGCTAAAGGTGGAAAGTTGGATACGGAGTATCTAATAACAGTACCTAAACATATGGCGTTGACAAGTAAAGGATAG
- the rsmC gene encoding 16S rRNA (guanine(1207)-N(2))-methyltransferase RsmC, translated as MSLLTPASEVIQRHLEHFTDRHVILAGDIQDELGSILDAASVRVLTNQYHRWQNLHPLMGDNVNFSATVPADFMSDCDTLIYYWPKNKQEACFQLDDLCTYLKAGSQIFIVGENRSGVKSAEAIMEGIATLQKIDSARRCGLYYGELEQPTTFDIARWWRRYEEEDVQIHALPGVFSHNELDIGSNLLLATLNEPMKGKVLDLACGNGVIATVVGKRNPDVTLTLSDVSASAIASATATLEANQLTGKVIASDAYSNIDEQFDWIISNPPFHDGLNTSYNAVENMIYQAPKYLKKGGRLRIVANAFLPYPDMLDKAFGGHTVLAKTGKFKVYEATKR; from the coding sequence ATGTCATTATTAACTCCAGCCAGCGAAGTGATTCAGCGCCATCTCGAACATTTTACAGATCGCCATGTTATTTTAGCTGGTGATATTCAGGATGAGCTAGGTAGCATTCTAGATGCTGCTAGTGTGCGTGTTCTCACAAACCAATATCATCGTTGGCAAAACTTGCATCCTCTTATGGGAGATAACGTCAACTTCAGTGCCACTGTTCCCGCTGATTTTATGAGTGATTGTGACACATTAATTTATTATTGGCCTAAAAACAAACAAGAAGCCTGCTTCCAGCTGGATGACCTGTGTACTTATTTAAAAGCAGGTAGCCAGATTTTCATTGTAGGTGAAAATCGCAGTGGCGTGAAAAGTGCTGAAGCGATAATGGAAGGGATTGCCACCTTACAGAAAATTGACTCTGCAAGACGCTGTGGACTTTATTATGGCGAATTAGAGCAACCTACCACTTTTGATATTGCTCGCTGGTGGCGCCGTTATGAAGAAGAAGATGTCCAAATTCACGCATTGCCAGGTGTATTTAGTCACAATGAGTTAGATATTGGCAGCAATTTGTTATTGGCAACGTTAAATGAACCAATGAAAGGCAAAGTGCTTGATCTCGCTTGCGGAAATGGTGTTATTGCGACTGTTGTGGGTAAACGTAATCCAGATGTGACTTTGACGCTCAGTGATGTCAGTGCTTCGGCTATTGCCAGCGCAACGGCAACACTTGAAGCAAATCAGCTGACAGGTAAAGTGATTGCTAGCGATGCCTATTCAAATATTGATGAGCAATTTGACTGGATAATATCCAATCCACCATTCCATGATGGCTTGAACACGAGCTACAATGCCGTTGAAAATATGATTTATCAAGCACCTAAGTACCTAAAAAAAGGTGGACGTTTGCGTATCGTGGCAAATGCTTTCCTACCTTATCCTGATATGTTGGATAAAGCATTTGGTGGCCATACCGTATTAGCGAAAACAGGGAAATTTAAAGTCTACGAAGCAACTAAGCGTTAA
- a CDS encoding DUF1435 family protein translates to MPISVSKNTQERRIITGLWSVFAVIFLSVIYLLSNMGIDNVKIAIIVAMLTTIAMLFNRGSRRLLIVPAIITLLCSLAAFVLQHHP, encoded by the coding sequence ATGCCAATTAGCGTATCAAAGAACACTCAGGAACGTCGGATTATCACAGGATTGTGGAGCGTATTTGCCGTTATTTTCTTGAGTGTGATTTATCTACTTAGCAACATGGGCATTGATAATGTAAAAATTGCTATCATCGTGGCAATGTTAACAACGATAGCCATGTTGTTTAACCGAGGCTCAAGGCGCTTATTAATTGTGCCTGCCATTATTACATTGCTATGCAGTTTAGCTGCTTTTGTATTACAGCATCACCCTTGA
- the rimI gene encoding ribosomal protein S18-alanine N-acetyltransferase, which translates to MTKISALKQSDLATAFLIEKLSHDFPWTERVFYGNQGEKYHNIKISSDNQIVGFAITQCVLDEATLFNIAVHPDYQGKGYGRQLMEQLINDLVDKGILTLWLEVRESNAPALKLYDSLGFHQVTVRKDYYPTKQGREDALIFALTLFKD; encoded by the coding sequence ATGACGAAAATTTCAGCACTAAAGCAGTCTGATCTCGCAACAGCCTTCTTAATTGAGAAGCTAAGTCATGATTTTCCTTGGACTGAGCGTGTTTTTTATGGCAATCAGGGTGAAAAATACCATAATATTAAAATTTCATCAGATAATCAGATTGTTGGCTTTGCAATAACACAATGTGTACTTGATGAGGCAACCTTGTTTAATATTGCGGTACATCCAGATTATCAAGGAAAAGGATACGGGCGCCAGTTAATGGAACAGCTTATCAATGATTTAGTTGATAAAGGCATTTTAACATTATGGCTTGAAGTTCGAGAATCTAATGCCCCAGCATTAAAGCTGTATGATAGTTTGGGTTTTCATCAAGTTACGGTTCGTAAAGATTATTACCCAACAAAGCAAGGCCGCGAAGATGCGCTTATTTTTGCATTAACATTATTTAAAGATTGA
- a CDS encoding DNA polymerase III subunit psi, with protein sequence MARRDRLLNQMGITQWVVRNPAALRGERGIRIPDSTKLIIISDDNMDLNSHLLKDIFLAMSIDPAEVVCINSEQLSMLPTPITINCWVLGTEFQPETLKSTFISPVLAELAMSNSAKRALWKQIYQNDENFSTKAV encoded by the coding sequence ATGGCTCGACGGGATAGGCTTTTAAATCAAATGGGTATCACTCAATGGGTTGTGAGAAATCCTGCTGCATTACGTGGTGAGCGTGGTATAAGAATTCCGGATTCGACTAAACTTATTATCATTTCGGATGATAATATGGATTTAAACAGCCATCTGTTAAAAGATATTTTTCTTGCAATGAGCATTGATCCTGCAGAGGTTGTTTGTATTAATTCGGAACAGCTAAGTATGCTTCCGACACCAATAACTATAAATTGTTGGGTATTAGGCACAGAATTTCAGCCGGAAACCCTAAAAAGTACTTTTATTTCTCCTGTGTTAGCTGAGCTAGCAATGAGCAATAGCGCTAAACGGGCACTATGGAAGCAGATCTATCAAAATGACGAAAATTTCAGCACTAAAGCAGTCTGA
- a CDS encoding GNAT family N-acetyltransferase, with product MRKIRELQRDEMTSVWSIDRTELIENLYLHQNGQLVLSAQRFDMKGWPEGEPEAYTPHLLESYDNGAIFIGVFDNDKLIAAAGLDNIWRGENSDLLQLSFLHVSHRYRGEKLGGMLFHECVELAKKKGAKGLYVSATPSENTVHFYQYMGCQLIEKPDPELFALEPEDIHFIYLFDV from the coding sequence ATGAGAAAAATACGTGAGTTACAACGGGATGAAATGACTTCCGTTTGGTCAATTGATAGAACAGAATTAATAGAAAATTTGTACCTTCACCAAAATGGACAATTGGTGTTATCTGCACAACGATTTGATATGAAAGGTTGGCCGGAAGGTGAACCTGAAGCTTATACGCCACATCTTTTAGAAAGTTACGATAATGGCGCTATTTTTATTGGTGTTTTTGATAATGATAAACTGATTGCTGCAGCAGGCTTAGATAACATTTGGCGTGGTGAAAATAGCGATTTACTACAGTTATCATTTTTACATGTCAGTCACCGTTATCGTGGTGAAAAGCTTGGTGGTATGCTCTTTCACGAATGCGTTGAACTAGCAAAAAAGAAAGGTGCTAAAGGGTTATATGTCTCTGCAACACCTTCAGAAAATACAGTTCATTTTTATCAATATATGGGATGTCAGTTGATTGAAAAGCCGGATCCTGAATTATTCGCCTTAGAACCTGAGGACATCCATTTTATTTATCTATTTGATGTGTAA
- a CDS encoding alpha/beta hydrolase-fold protein: protein MKSLPLIGCIFFSSAAVATASNCIHLDELSPNINGIHNSEGNSCLLIQISNDSYIRQDNEGISDVILADKDGKALRTLLQSAPVKEPHTALYTVSAHNQYYLDLKGQPDQPWQIKFNIIDYQPLEIEAEHKIDSPKLQALLDKYQAEETSDEFWLEVKKQGTPLVEDFKKGQKKITFLWRGAKSNAYILGAPSGNHEPLAHIPNSDIWYRTFIVPDDALSQYKIAPDIPKVPEGGFAQRRAILATAQADPLNQHAVPSFFVDPYNRFSLLSLAPEKRQCHFAEIANYHRKGQLESFPFHSQILGNERQITIYHPAVIMTEPAVLVLLDGQTYLHTYKMADFFDKWISEGLIPPMNVVFLDSISSERRGNELPPNTEFPQMLAQELMPILAAKGIQAPAKSTTIAGSSFGGLGATWNALAHPELFGNVISMSGSYWWSPKGKDPEWLTREAELLAKKPLRFYLEAGLFERNGSSGGIIQNHYRLMDVLQHKGYSVQTNELPSGHDYVSWCEALYDGTRYFSSISKINQ from the coding sequence GTGAAATCTTTACCGCTAATTGGCTGTATTTTCTTTTCTTCGGCGGCAGTAGCAACAGCATCTAACTGTATTCATTTAGATGAATTATCCCCTAATATTAATGGTATTCATAATAGCGAAGGGAATAGTTGTTTACTCATTCAAATATCAAATGACTCTTATATTCGTCAGGATAATGAGGGTATTTCTGATGTGATATTAGCTGATAAGGATGGCAAAGCATTACGCACATTATTACAAAGTGCACCAGTGAAAGAGCCACACACTGCGCTTTATACTGTTTCTGCTCATAATCAATATTACCTTGATTTGAAAGGTCAACCTGATCAGCCATGGCAGATTAAATTTAATATAATAGATTATCAACCATTAGAAATTGAAGCTGAACATAAAATTGATAGCCCTAAATTACAGGCGTTGCTTGATAAATACCAAGCGGAAGAAACTTCGGATGAGTTTTGGTTAGAGGTAAAAAAACAAGGAACGCCGTTAGTTGAAGATTTTAAAAAAGGGCAGAAAAAAATCACTTTTTTATGGCGTGGAGCGAAATCAAATGCCTACATCTTAGGTGCGCCTTCAGGTAATCATGAGCCTTTAGCCCATATACCGAATAGCGATATTTGGTACAGAACTTTTATTGTTCCAGATGATGCCCTATCACAATATAAAATAGCGCCTGATATCCCAAAAGTTCCCGAAGGGGGTTTTGCTCAACGTCGAGCAATCCTTGCTACTGCACAAGCAGATCCCTTGAATCAGCATGCTGTACCCTCCTTTTTTGTTGACCCCTATAATCGTTTTTCTTTGTTGTCTTTAGCGCCAGAAAAACGTCAATGCCATTTTGCTGAGATAGCCAATTATCATAGAAAAGGCCAGTTAGAGTCTTTTCCTTTTCACAGTCAAATATTGGGAAATGAACGGCAAATTACTATTTATCATCCTGCAGTGATTATGACAGAACCTGCGGTCTTAGTGCTTTTAGATGGGCAAACGTATTTGCATACCTATAAAATGGCTGATTTTTTTGATAAATGGATATCAGAAGGGCTAATACCACCAATGAATGTGGTATTTCTCGATAGCATTAGTTCTGAACGCAGAGGTAATGAATTACCTCCTAATACTGAATTTCCTCAAATGCTTGCACAAGAGTTGATGCCAATATTAGCGGCTAAAGGTATTCAAGCCCCGGCTAAATCGACTACTATTGCGGGTTCTAGTTTTGGTGGGCTTGGGGCAACATGGAATGCGTTAGCGCATCCGGAGTTATTTGGGAATGTGATCAGTATGTCAGGATCTTACTGGTGGTCGCCAAAAGGTAAAGATCCGGAATGGCTAACTCGTGAAGCTGAATTATTAGCGAAAAAGCCTTTACGTTTTTATCTTGAAGCGGGCTTATTTGAGCGCAATGGTAGCTCGGGCGGGATTATCCAAAATCATTATCGGTTGATGGATGTGCTGCAACATAAAGGTTATTCCGTTCAAACAAATGAATTACCGAGTGGACATGATTACGTGTCATGGTGTGAGGCTTTATATGATGGCACACGATATTTTTCCTCTATATCTAAAATAAATCAGTAA
- a CDS encoding helix-turn-helix domain-containing protein: MTKPILHQQQKTLINCCLDTIAHIIPISASVYYLVDDLWQPDNYVLYGISSNMHQEYLTHYRELDPLRPDKFRGDDLRLIKMAPEMKHKNQAFYADFMQPNNITDMAEIFIRRKNKIIAGISVLRDTPFQPQEIMRLNAILPIAELITFDILPDSLVCYTPKEQEIIHLVREGASNKRIALLLGVSLSTVKTHLRNIFTKANVSNRTELVSSGFIIHQEKIL; the protein is encoded by the coding sequence ATGACAAAACCAATATTGCATCAGCAGCAGAAAACATTAATTAATTGCTGCCTAGATACTATTGCTCATATTATTCCTATTTCAGCCTCCGTTTATTATCTCGTCGATGACCTCTGGCAGCCCGATAATTATGTTTTGTATGGTATTAGTTCAAATATGCATCAAGAATATTTAACGCATTATAGAGAACTAGATCCTCTGCGCCCTGATAAATTTCGTGGTGATGACCTTCGTCTAATCAAAATGGCGCCAGAGATGAAACACAAAAACCAAGCGTTTTATGCTGATTTTATGCAGCCAAATAACATCACTGATATGGCTGAAATTTTTATTCGGCGTAAGAATAAAATTATTGCCGGTATTTCTGTATTAAGAGACACACCATTTCAACCACAAGAAATCATGCGATTGAATGCAATTTTACCTATCGCCGAGCTTATTACTTTTGATATTTTGCCTGATTCACTTGTGTGCTATACACCAAAAGAACAAGAGATCATTCATTTAGTTCGAGAAGGCGCGAGTAATAAACGTATTGCATTACTATTGGGCGTATCACTTTCTACTGTAAAAACGCATCTACGTAATATTTTCACAAAAGCCAATGTGAGTAACAGAACAGAACTTGTTTCATCCGGATTTATTATTCATCAAGAAAAAATATTGTAA
- the phoA gene encoding alkaline phosphatase — protein sequence MTGYRMKSLLAVAITTILMGSAIPVYAAQPNDAVSQNRAAQGDITQFGGARRLAQEQTDIMKAALHNDKAKNVILFIGDGMGDSEITVARNYAEGAGGFFKGIDALPVTGQYTHYALNKKTQKPDYVTDSAASATAWSSGVKTYNGALGVDVFGKDHETLLEIAKRNGKATGNVTTSEIQDATPAAQFSHVTGRKCYGPEETSEKCATNALENGGRGSISEQLLVTRADVTLGGGAKSFNQVAKAGDYKGKTLEEQAKERGYHIVRDAKSLDVVTEANQDKPVLGLFHDGNMAVAWEGPKASYHSNLENQPLECKPNSKLDPNAPTLAQMTQKAIDLLETNPNGFFLQVESASIDKQDHNANPCGQIGETVALDEAVQVGLEFAKKHGDTLIIVTADHSHSSQIIPEDAKSPGLTQALITKDGSVMVVNYGNSEDDSQEHTGAQLRVAAYGPHAANVMGLTDQTDLFFTMRDAMQLK from the coding sequence ATGACAGGTTATCGTATGAAATCCCTTTTAGCTGTTGCAATCACCACTATTCTAATGGGGAGCGCTATTCCAGTTTATGCAGCCCAACCAAATGACGCTGTTTCACAAAATAGAGCAGCCCAAGGTGATATTACCCAATTTGGTGGTGCTCGCCGTTTAGCTCAAGAACAAACAGATATTATGAAAGCGGCTTTACATAACGATAAAGCAAAAAATGTGATCCTATTTATTGGCGATGGAATGGGCGACTCTGAGATTACGGTTGCACGTAATTATGCGGAAGGTGCTGGTGGCTTTTTTAAAGGAATTGATGCTTTACCTGTTACAGGCCAATACACACACTATGCATTAAATAAAAAGACCCAAAAACCTGATTATGTCACTGATTCTGCGGCATCCGCGACGGCTTGGTCTTCTGGTGTGAAAACATATAATGGTGCACTTGGTGTAGACGTTTTTGGTAAAGATCATGAAACATTACTTGAAATTGCTAAACGTAATGGTAAAGCTACGGGTAACGTGACCACGTCTGAAATTCAAGATGCTACGCCAGCGGCACAATTCTCGCATGTGACAGGACGTAAATGTTATGGTCCTGAAGAAACGTCAGAAAAATGTGCAACAAATGCGCTAGAAAATGGTGGTAGAGGTTCAATATCAGAACAATTATTAGTGACGCGTGCTGATGTCACTTTAGGTGGCGGTGCTAAAAGCTTCAATCAAGTCGCAAAGGCTGGTGATTATAAAGGCAAAACGCTTGAAGAACAGGCAAAAGAACGCGGATATCATATTGTACGTGATGCTAAATCATTAGATGTGGTAACTGAAGCTAATCAAGATAAACCGGTATTGGGCTTATTTCATGACGGAAATATGGCTGTAGCATGGGAAGGACCAAAAGCGAGCTATCATAGCAATCTTGAAAATCAACCTTTAGAGTGCAAACCAAATTCTAAACTTGATCCTAATGCCCCAACATTGGCGCAAATGACACAAAAAGCGATAGATTTGTTAGAAACAAATCCAAATGGCTTTTTCTTACAAGTAGAAAGCGCTTCAATTGATAAGCAAGATCACAATGCGAACCCGTGTGGGCAAATTGGTGAAACTGTCGCTTTAGATGAAGCTGTACAAGTTGGCTTAGAGTTTGCTAAAAAACATGGTGATACATTAATTATTGTCACTGCTGACCATTCTCATTCTAGCCAAATTATTCCAGAAGATGCTAAATCACCAGGCTTAACACAAGCTTTAATCACAAAAGATGGTTCGGTTATGGTGGTGAATTATGGTAACTCAGAAGACGATTCACAAGAGCACACGGGGGCACAATTACGCGTTGCAGCCTATGGCCCACATGCTGCAAACGTGATGGGATTAACCGACCAAACAGATTTATTTTTTACAATGCGCGATGCTATGCAATTGAAATAA
- a CDS encoding nucleotidyl transferase AbiEii/AbiGii toxin family protein, translating into MDRNSIYYKQVQLLIQVLPFVAKQKCFALKGGTAINLFVRDFPRLSVDIDLVYLPMKSRDDALEEICDALDAISADLKTAFKDVELTEAYRSKSDALRLIVSRSGVQIKVELSPVLHGTVYEPKLMEVCAAVEDEFGYVEIPVVDLADLYAGKICAALDRQHPRDLFDVKWLLENEGLTDKIRKALLVYLLSHNRPMAELLNPQLKDITAIYEGEFTNMAETDIPLAELEAVRERLVVLIHHGLTDIEKTFLLTFKNREPDWSLLGLNGVDKLPSIRWKQINLTKMSNEKHKQALEKLKDVLGIKV; encoded by the coding sequence ATGGATAGAAATAGTATTTATTACAAACAAGTACAGCTTTTGATACAGGTGTTACCTTTTGTTGCCAAACAAAAATGCTTTGCACTCAAAGGTGGCACAGCAATCAATTTATTTGTTAGAGACTTTCCTCGCTTATCGGTCGATATTGATTTGGTGTATCTACCTATGAAGAGCCGTGATGATGCTTTGGAAGAAATCTGTGATGCACTTGATGCTATTAGTGCGGATTTGAAAACAGCGTTTAAAGACGTCGAGCTAACAGAAGCTTATCGCTCAAAAAGTGACGCTCTGAGATTGATCGTTTCTCGAAGCGGTGTACAAATCAAGGTAGAGTTATCGCCTGTACTGCATGGTACTGTTTATGAACCAAAGTTGATGGAGGTTTGCGCTGCCGTAGAAGATGAATTCGGTTATGTTGAAATACCTGTTGTTGATTTAGCTGATCTTTATGCTGGTAAGATATGTGCAGCATTGGATAGACAGCATCCAAGAGACTTATTTGATGTTAAGTGGCTTTTAGAGAATGAAGGCCTAACGGATAAAATTCGTAAAGCCTTACTTGTCTATTTATTAAGCCATAATCGGCCAATGGCAGAATTGCTCAACCCGCAATTAAAGGATATTACTGCCATCTATGAAGGTGAATTTACCAACATGGCAGAGACGGATATCCCTTTAGCGGAGCTGGAAGCGGTGAGAGAGCGCCTAGTAGTTCTTATTCATCATGGACTGACCGATATTGAAAAGACTTTTTTGCTAACGTTTAAAAATCGAGAGCCAGACTGGTCTCTACTCGGCTTGAATGGAGTCGATAAGCTTCCATCCATCAGATGGAAACAAATCAATTTGACAAAAATGTCGAATGAAAAACATAAACAAGCACTAGAAAAGCTGAAAGATGTTCTTGGTATAAAGGTCTAG
- a CDS encoding APC family permease translates to MNMSSKLTSHIEKGKVGFPTTLASSVGVIMASPVILTVTSGFGIGGDTFALAVLLSFIMMQAQLTTFSEAAAILPTSGSVYDYISCGMGRFWAITGALSAYLIVHVFAGTAETILSGIMALVNFESLNTVMETSNTSWMVGVGLVILFGVLNAFGIEAFSKVEVVLTFTIWTTLVIFSIAGLMMPFHAPAEGWFGLELNISDPTVVLSFVGMAMFMFVGCELVTPMAPEIKNSAKVIPRAMATGLCGVAFCMFLFGAAMTHQVENVIVDPTHNVSLLETPMAIPAFAGQIFGDFGKYWIGFALLFAGGATINTLMAAVPRILYGMALDGALPRIFAYLHPRFKTPIFGILVAVMIPCLHTFAIQGDLDRIIPLVLAAVCSWGTAYLLVTISVILLRIRRPDLHRAYRSPFFPIPQIISSVGIILAIVYITPAGMNKSDVYVPFAIMLGLTASYALVWTVFVQKVNPFKPVPVEQVLSSTFDKEEYVEVEIEPLRNLA, encoded by the coding sequence ATGAATATGTCCTCAAAATTAACGTCACATATTGAGAAAGGTAAAGTGGGCTTTCCTACCACTTTAGCAAGTTCAGTGGGTGTGATTATGGCAAGTCCCGTCATATTGACAGTCACGAGCGGTTTTGGCATAGGTGGTGATACATTCGCACTCGCGGTGTTGCTCAGTTTTATTATGATGCAAGCTCAGTTAACAACATTTTCTGAGGCAGCTGCTATTTTGCCGACTTCAGGGTCGGTTTATGATTATATTTCTTGTGGCATGGGGCGCTTTTGGGCTATCACAGGCGCATTATCCGCTTATCTGATTGTTCACGTATTTGCTGGAACAGCTGAAACTATACTTTCAGGTATTATGGCGCTCGTGAATTTTGAAAGCCTCAATACTGTTATGGAAACAAGTAACACATCTTGGATGGTGGGTGTTGGATTGGTGATCCTTTTTGGAGTGTTAAATGCATTTGGTATTGAAGCTTTCAGTAAAGTTGAAGTTGTTCTGACTTTTACCATTTGGACAACATTAGTTATTTTCAGCATAGCAGGCTTAATGATGCCTTTTCATGCACCTGCGGAAGGTTGGTTTGGTCTTGAATTAAATATCTCTGATCCTACAGTTGTCTTAAGCTTTGTTGGAATGGCAATGTTTATGTTTGTGGGTTGTGAACTAGTGACTCCGATGGCGCCTGAAATAAAAAATTCGGCAAAAGTTATTCCTAGAGCAATGGCAACAGGCTTATGTGGCGTGGCATTCTGCATGTTCTTATTTGGCGCTGCGATGACTCACCAAGTTGAAAATGTGATTGTTGACCCGACACATAATGTAAGCTTATTGGAAACGCCAATGGCAATTCCCGCTTTTGCTGGACAAATTTTTGGTGATTTTGGTAAATACTGGATTGGTTTTGCTCTACTGTTTGCTGGTGGTGCCACGATTAATACATTGATGGCAGCAGTACCAAGAATTTTATATGGCATGGCATTAGATGGGGCATTGCCGCGTATTTTTGCTTACTTACATCCACGTTTTAAAACGCCAATATTTGGTATTTTAGTTGCCGTGATGATCCCTTGTTTACACACCTTTGCGATCCAAGGTGATTTGGATCGGATCATTCCACTTGTTTTGGCTGCGGTATGTTCATGGGGAACCGCTTACCTTTTAGTCACGATATCAGTTATTTTGTTACGTATTCGCCGTCCTGATTTACATCGCGCTTATCGTTCTCCATTTTTCCCAATTCCACAAATTATTTCGAGTGTGGGGATTATTTTAGCTATTGTTTATATTACGCCTGCTGGCATGAACAAATCTGATGTTTATGTTCCATTTGCCATTATGCTTGGTTTAACGGCTAGTTACGCTTTAGTTTGGACTGTATTTGTACAAAAAGTGAATCCATTTAAGCCCGTTCCCGTTGAGCAGGTATTATCAAGCACATTTGATAAAGAAGAATATGTGGAGGTCGAAATTGAGCCATTACGTAATCTCGCCTAA